The genomic interval ACCCCGAGACGACCATGGCGGAGTTCGAGGCGATGGTCGACGGCGAGCACGAGTCGGGCGAGATGGTCCTCCGGGTCAAGACCGACATCGAGCACAAGAACCCCGCGCTCCGGGACTGGGTCGCGTTCCGCATCATCGACACGCCCCACCCCCGCGAGGAGGCCGAGGAGTTCCGGTGCTGGCCCATGCTCGACTTCCAGTCGGGCGTCGACGACCACCTCACGGGCGTCACCCACATCATCCGGGGCATCGACCTCCAAGATTCGGCCAAGCGCCAGCGCTTCGTCTACGACTACTTCGACTGGGAGTACCCCGAGGTGGTCCACTGGGGCCACGTTCAGGTCGACGAGTACGACGTGAAGATGTCGACCTCGACCATCCGGGAGCTCATCGAGGACGGCGAACTCGACGGCTGGGACGACCCGCGCGCGCCGACCATCCCGAGCGTCCGACGACGCGGGATTCGGGGCGAAGCGCTCGTGAACGCGATGGTCGAACTCGGCACCTCCACGTCCAACGTCGACCTCGCGATGAGTTCGGTGTACGCCAACAACCGCGAACTCGTCGACGACGAGGCCGACCGCTACTTCTTCGTGCGCGAACCCCACGTCGACTTCACGGTCACCGGCGACGCCCCCGACTCGGCGCATCCGCCGGTCCACCCCGACCACGAGGACCGCGGAACGCGCGACATCGACCCGGGCAACCGGGTCCGCATCGAGGAGGCCGACGTTCCGGCAGACGGCGAGCGCGTCTGGCTCAAGGGATTCGGCTGTTTCCGACGTGCCGACGACGAACTCGACTACGTCGGCGACGACATCTCCGCGGTCCGCGAGGAGGGCGTCGACGTGATCCACTGGGTGCCCGCCGACAGCGCCACCCTGACCCAGATGCGCCGCAAGGAGGGCGACGTGGTCGGCTACGCCGAACCCGGCTTCCGAGAGGCCGACCCCGACGAGATGGTCCAGTTCGAGCGCGTCGGCTTCGCCCGCGTGGACCGTCAGGAGGCCGACGACGAGACGGTCGTCTACTTCGCCCACGAGTGAGCGGTCCGAACTCCGAGCGAAACGCATTCCTATTTCCGCTGACGAGTTCGCGACGTGCGACATCGCGCCCTCGTTCTCTGCGTCGCGCTCGCGGCCCTGCTCGTCCTCGCAGGGTGTTCTGCGTTCGCGCCCGTCAGGGGAACCGATTCCGGCCCCGACGACCCGCCGGTCCTCCGGGACCTCGCGGTCCAGAACTACGACAATACCTCCCACACGGTCGAGCTGGTCGTTCTCGACGACGAGGAAGGCGTCGTCCACTGGACGACCCGAGAGATAGAGGGCAAAAGCCGCGACGACACCCGAGGCACCGTGGTCGACGGTGCCATCGTCGACCCGCCGAGCGTCGCCAACTCCACGCGCGAGTACACCGTCCTCGTGCGACTCGACAGCGCATCCGACGGGGTTCGGTATGAGGTACCGCCAGACGGAGCGTCCGACTGCTACAGCCTCGGGGTCCACATCCGCGACGGGAAACTCACGGGACCGATGACCAATCACTGGAACGACGACCACGGCTACTGTTCGGACCCCTGACTCCTCACGGCCACTCGTCCTCGCGCCCCGCCAGCGGTTCGGCGACCACGCCGTCGCGCTGGGCCAGCGCGCGAGCGTGGCCGGGACAGACCGGGCGGTTCTCGGCCCACGGAACATGAAGTCGAACCGCGGCGCGTTCCGAACAACCGTCTTCGGTGCACTCGGTCACGGCCGACCCTACTCCCCGGGTCCTAATCGGTGTACCGCCGTTTCTCGGCCACCGCCGACTCGTCGCCGTAGCGGTCGACCAGCGGCTCGTAGGCGTCGCCGAGCGCCCGCATGCACTGGCCCGCCGAGTGGAACCCGAGTTCGTCGGCGACGCGAGGCCACGGGTGACCCTGCAGGACCTTCCGGACCAGCAGGCGCTCCTCGCGCGCCGAGAGCGGCGGGTCGGCTCCCGCCGACCCGCCGCTCTCGACGAAGTGCTTGAGCGCGACCCGGCGGAACGGCCGGGGCGCGGCGTCGTAGAGGCCCGGTCCGTAGGCGCTGGCGGCGACCGCGCGCCAGTCCCACGGAGAGAGGTCGAGGTCGACCTCGGCGTCGACCGACCGGAGGAGTTCCCGGACCACGTCGGGGTCGGCGTCGCGCAGGGGGTCGGCGAGCATCGACGCGACTCGGGAGGCGAACCACCGGGCGTGGCGGTCGTGGAGGTCCGCTCCCTTCCCGTTCAGGGGGTCGAGCATGAGCGCGGAGTACTCGCCGCTCGTGTCGTTTCTGGTGGTCGAGAGCTGGACCGCGCGGTAGCCGTTCTCGCGCCAGAACCGCAGGAGCTCTGGGGTCGCGCCGTAGCCGACCCCGAGCCAGTCGAGGTCATCGGCGAACTCCCCGCGGACCGCTGCGAGCAGGCGCGAGCCGAGCCCGCTCGACCGGACTGCGTGGTGGACCGCGATGCGCATCACCCGCAGGCCCTCGGGGACGCCCGCCTCCTCGTCGCGGAGCTGGGAGGTCAGCACGTCAGGGAGCATGTTCCCTCGGACGCGCCCGCCCTCGTACATGTGTTCGCGTACGTCCGCGGGGAGGTTGCCCTCGCGGGCCAGTAGCGCCACCGCGACGACGTGGTCACCGCCGGTCGCGGGGCCCTCGCGGACCAGTGCCCGGACCGCGAGGTTGGGCGCGTCCAGCAACCGCGCGAGGTCGTCGGGCTCGGTCCGGTAGTGGGCCAACACGAGCAGCCCGAACGCCTCCCGGAGGAGCGTCTCGTCGGCGAGGAGGTCGTCGGGCGAGAAGTCGCGGTACTCGACCGAATCCGGAGTTGCACCTGCGACGACCCCCTCGACCGGCGGCCGCGCGTCGAGCAGGAGCGCGCGGAACGCCCACGCCTCGACGGGGTCGCCCGCGGCGTACCGGATGGGTTCGTCGAGTCGGGTCTCGACCACCTCGTGGTCGCTCTCTGCGAGTCGGTCGCGGAACCGGACCGCGAAGCCCCTGCCCGCGCCCTCGTAGCCGTGGACGGTCGTGGCGAACGCGACCCGGCGCGCGTCGAGGAAGCGTTCGAGCAGACGGACCGAGAGCGCGGCGGCCTCGTCGACGAAGACCACGTCGGGGTCGCCCGGAAGGTCGGCGGCCGCGGTCGGTTTCTCGAAGCGAACCCGGCCGCCGGTCCCGTCGCACAGACGGATTTCTCGGGGCGGGTCGCCGTCGGTCTCTACCTCGCGGCCGAGCGACTCCAACAGCGCCGCCGCTCGGACGAACACCTCGCGCGAACTCCGATACTCCGGGGCGGTGACCAGCACGTCCCCGCCTTCCGCCGCGAGCGCCCCGGCCGCGATGCCCGCGGCGCTCGACTTCCCCCGGCCGCGGTCGGCCTCCACGACCGCGGCGGTCCCATCCTCGCGCAGGGCTTCGAGGTCCCGGACGACAGCTATCTGGTCGCCCGTGAGACAGGCGTCGTAGGCCGCGTCGGGGAACGCGCGGTCGTCGGGCAGCCGCGGCGCTTCGTCGGCGGTCGAGAGCCGCGGCGCTGGTCGAGTCAGGCCGTCGCGCTCGATGGTCTCCTCGCCCCCCTCGTCCACGCTCACGATGGCGACGCCGGGGTGGGCGCGCAGGGTCCCGACGAACCGCCGCCGGAACCGCCCGGTCACGTCGCCGAGGGTCACGGGCGGCACCGCGAGCGTCTCGTCGAAGTCGGTCCGGCGGTCGGGGAACTCATCGAGCGCGGGCATCAGGATGACGAACAGGCCGCCGCCGTCGGCCGCGCCGACGACTCGCCCCACCGCGTTCGGTCGGAAGTCGGCGTGGCAGTCGAGGACGACGCACTCGCGGGTCGTCCCGAGCAGGCGGTCGGCGCGCTTCGGGCCGACCCGCTCGCAGTCGAGGCTCCCGGTGCCGACGAGGGTGGTGGCCGCGCGCTCGACGCCGCTGGCGTCGAGCGCGCGGTCGGCCGCCCGGTAGCAGGCGTCGCGGTCGCCAGCGAGGACGAGGAGGCGTCGCTCGTCGGTCGCTCGGGCCTCCTCGCGGAGCGCGGCGGCGACCTCGGCGAGGGTCATGTCCGGGGGTTGTTCCGACGCGAGTATGGGCGTTGCGACTCGGGGCGTTGGGACTCGTCGCGTCGAGCGCTCTCTGCTCGCCGGTGAGATGGCTCAGCCGTTTCCGGTTAGTCGGACTGGCGGTCGCGAGGTGGGGGCGGCGGCGTCGCCCGCGGCGCGGGCGACGCCGCCGCCTGTTCGACACTGCCGACTGACTCGCCGACTATCTGCCCCGCAACCGCGCGAAACGTCCACGCCGGATTGGTCTCGGCTTCGGATTTAAACCCTCGCGTCGCTTGGGTCGATTCCGGTGCGTTTCGGGTATTCGATAGATTCCGAAGACCTTTGTCATGTGACTCCCTCGCCCGCGGTATGCCCGGCCCCGTCTATCTCTCCGGCGAGCGCGTCGAGCTCCGAGTCACCGAGCGCGAGGACGTGGAGTTCCTCCAGCGCGCGCGGAGCGACCCGGACCTCCGGACGCCGCTGACGTTCACCGAACCCCGGACCCGCGAGCAGGTCGAAGCGTTCTACGAGAACACGATTTCGGCCGACAACGGCGACGCGAACTTCCTGATCTGTCCGGCGGGAGGCGACGACCCCGTGGGCGAGGCCAACCTCTTTCGGGTCGAGGACGACCACGCCGAGGTGGCCTACTGGCTCCTGCCGGAGGCCCGCGGCGAGGGGTACGCGACCGAGGCCGCCTCGCTACTGGTCGAGTACGCGTTCGAGACCCGGGGTCTCCGGCGCGCGTACGCCCGCGTGGTCGATTTCAACGAGGGGTCCCGAACGCTGTTGGACCGACTCGGCTTCTCCGAGGAGGGACGCCTGCGCGACCACGTCTTCCTCGACGGCGCGTATCGCGACGTGCTGTTCTACGGCCTGCTCCGCGAGGAGTGGGACGAGCGGGACGAGTGGACCGAAGCGTAGCGACGGAGTGGCCCAACTTCCCGTGTCTTGGTTTCGCACGCCCGCGGCGGCATTTGAAAGCGCTTTTAAGGGGTGACGAACAATCCAATTGTACGACCTGCGCGCGGTTGATGATGCTCCTAGCCGCACAGGACTATCCCGGCAGGGGAGCCTGAGCCGACGTGCAGGGAGGTGAACAACCTATGCCAGTGTACGTAAACTTCGACGTCCCAGCCGACCTCCAAGACAGCGCCGTCGAGGCGCTCGAGGTCGCCCGAGACACCGGAACCGTCAAGAAAGGAACCAACGAGACGACCAAGGCGGTCGAGCGCGGCAACGCCGAGCTCGTCTACATCGCCGAGGACGTTCAGCCCGAGGAGATCGTGATGCACCTGCCCGAACTCGCCGACGAGAAGGGCATCCCCTTCGTCTTCGTCGACACGCAGGACGACATCGGTCACGCCGCCGGGCTGGAGGTCGGGAGCGCCGCCGCGGCCATCACCGACTCCGGCGAGGCCGACGACGACGTGGAGGACATCGCCAGCAAGGTCGAGGACCTTCGGTGAACTAAACCATGAGCGCAGAAGAGACCGAAGAAGAAGGCTCCACGCCCGCCGAAGTGATCGAAATCGTCGGCAAGACGGGGATGCACGGCGAGGCCATGCAGGTCAAGTGCCGCATCCGCGAGGGCGAGAACCAGGGCCGCATCATCACGCGGAACTGCCTGGGCCCCGTCCGCGAGGGCGACGTGTTGCAACTGCGCGAGACCGCCCGCGAAGCCGACTCCATCGGAGGCCAATAACATGCCCCAGACCCGAGAGTGTGACTTCTGCGGGTCGGACATCGAGCCCGGCACGGGAACGATGTTCGTCCGCACCGACGGCACGACCATCCACTTCTGCTCCGCGAAGTGCGAGAAGAACGCCGACCTCGGGCGCGAGCCCCGCAACCTCGAATGGACCGAGGAGGGCGGTTCCGGGGACGGCGAACGGATAGAGGAGAGCGAGTGACATGAGCGAGACCGAGCGCACCTTCGTCATGGTCAAGCCCGACGGCGTCCAGCGCGGCCTCATCGGCGAGATCGTCTCCCGCTTCGAGGACCGCGGCCTGAAGCTCGTCGCCGGGAAGTTCATGCAGATCGACGATGAACTGGCCCACGAACACTACGGCGAACACGAGGGCAAGCCCTTCTTCGAGGGGCTCGTGGACTTCATCACGTCCGGCCCCGTCTTCGCCATGGTGTGGGAGGGTCAGGACGCGACCCGACAGGTCCGCACCATGATGGGCGAGACCGACCCCGCCGAGTCCGACCCGGGAACCATCCGGGGCGACTACGGCCTCGACCTCGGTCGGAACGTCATCCACGGTTCGGACCACGAGGACCCGGGCGCGAACGAGCGCGAGATCGACCTGTTCTTCGACGAGGAGGAACTGGTCGACTACGAGCGCATCGACGAGACGTGGCTGTACGAGTGAGATAGCGTCGGCGTTTCGTTTTTTCGCGGCTCTGCTCGACCGGTAGCGGGAGCTGTCGGGTTCTACACCTCGATTTCGAGGTCCTTCCGGTCGAGTTCTTCGGCGACCTCCTTAACGGCCTCGTCCAGCCCCCGGACCGTCTCGGTCTGCTCGGTCGTCGCGTCGGCGATCTCGCCGGTGCGCTCGGCCACCGTCTCGGTTCGGTCGGCGAAGTCGGCCACCTCCGACTCCAGCGACGCCATGCGCCCCGCGTGGTCGTCGACCGCGTCGGCCACCGCGGTCAGTTCGCCCGCGACCTCCCGGACGTTCCGGCTGATGGCTGTCTGGGTGGTTTCGAGGTCCCGGGTCTCGTCGACCGCCGCGTCGAGGTCCTCGTCGAGCGACCGGACGTTCTCGACCGTGCTCCCGATGGTCTCTCGGACGGCCTCGACCTGCTCGCCGACCCGCTCGGCCTCCGACCGGGAGCGCTCGGCGAGCTCTTTGACCTCGTCGGCGACGACCTCGAATCCCCCCGCGTCGGCGGTCGAGTCGGCGACCCGCGCGGCCTCGATGTTGGCGTTGAGCGCGAGCAGGTTGGTCTGCTCGGCGATGTCGGCGATGGTGTCGGTGACGCTCGTGATCTCGTCGGCCCGGTCTTCGAGGTCGGCGGCGTTCTCCCGGACCGTCTCGGCGGCCTCGACCGCGCGGTCGAGCGTCTCGACGACGTTCGCCACCGCCTCCTCGCTGCGTTCGGTGTCCCCGCGGATGGCGTCGCCGCGCTCGTCGATCTGGCGGGCGCGGTCGGCCACGGCGTCGCTCTCGTCGCTGACGGTCGCCAGTTCGTCGTGGATGTCGGCGAGTCGGTCGGACTGCTCGACCGTCGTCTCCCGGATGGCTTCGCTGTGGTCTGCGGTCTCCGTGAGCGACGACCGGAGTTGCTCGGTCGCGGTCGCGACCTCGTCGGTGATTCGCGAGTGGAGCGCGCCGAGGTCGCGGTTGCGCTCGACGATGTCGGTCACGACCGTGTTGACCTGGAGCGCGCCGACGGTGTGCCCGTCGGGCGCGGTCAGGGGGAAGCCCGCGCCCTCGACCGCCCAGAGGTCGCCCTCGGGCGTCCGGCCGGTCCGGACCCGGTCCTCGACGATGGTCTCGCCGAGTCGGGCGACCTTCTCCGAGAGCACCTCGTCTTCGCCCTCGGTCCCGACCACGTCGTAGGCCTGCTCGCCCACCGCCTCGCTGGCGGGTATCCGGACGAGGTCGGCCAGCCCCTCGTTCCAGTGGGCGACGACCCCTTGCTCGTCGACCACGCCCACCGGGTGAGGGAACGCCTCGACCACCTCCCGGAAGAGGTGCCGGTAGAAGTCCCGCTGGCGGCGGAGCTGTGCGGTGGTCGGCTCCCGGTCGTCGTCGGTCGCGAACTCCTCGGGGACGAGGCGGTCGGTCGCCATCGCCCGCCCGTCGTCCCCACCGAGTCCCGTGGCACTACTTGACATATCCGTCTCTCGGCGGAGTAGTCTTATAGAAATTGTGGTGAGCTATCTCGTGGCGTCTCCACGTCGACCCGAGTGGCCGGTCTCGGACCGAGTGGCCGGTCTCGCAGCGAGTGACTCTGTGCCGACCGCCCGGTGGCGATTCGACGGCGTCGAATCGCCACCGACAGCGACGAGGGGCAACGCTCCGAGCGCGACGCGACCCGGAACGCTCGTCGGACAGCGCACCGGACGTTTTATGCGACCGATGCGACACGTACCGGTATGGACACCGACCTCACTCGCCGCGCGCTCGTCGCCGCCATCGTCGGCGGCGGCGCAGTCGGCGGGTCGCTCTCGCCGGTCCGGGGGTATCTCGACCGGTTCGCGCCGTTCACTGGGTCGGCGTGGGCGAGCGCGACCGACGGCCCCGACCGCCGGGTCGAGAGCCCGTACGGCGAGGCCACGGTCCGGTACGACGAGTACGGGGTTCCTCACGTCGAGGCCAACGACGAACGAGCCCTCTACTTCGCTGTCGGCTACGCGCAGGCCGCAGACCGCCTGTTCCAGATGGACCTCCAGCGCCGGGTCATGCGCGGCCAACTCTCGGAGGTGGTCGGCGAGTCGACGCTCGACTCCGACGAGTTCCACGTCCGGATGGACTTCGCGGGCGGCGCGGCGGCCAACCTCGAACTGCTTTCAGGAACCGAGACGGGGCGAGCGGTCGAGGCGTTCGCCGAGGGCGTGAACGCCTGCATGGACCGCGAGGAACTCCCGCTGGAGTTCGGCCTGCTGGAGTACGAACCCGCGCGGTGGACCCCCGCCGACACGATGCTGATGGAGTCTCAGATCGCGTGGGGCCTCACCGGGAACTTCGGAACGCTCGAACGCGAACTGGTCGCTCGGCGGCTCGGCGAGGACGCCGCCGCCGAACTCTACCCCTTCCGACTCGACCACGACGCGCCGATACTCCGCGACGGAGCGAGCGACGGAGACGGCGGTGAATCGACCGAGAGCCGACCCGTCTCCCCCTCGGGTGAGTTCGACGACCCCGCCCTGCTCGACTGGCTCCGAGCGTTCGAGAGCCCGCCCGGAATCGGCTCGAACAGCTGGGTCGTCTCGGGCGAGCACACCGACAGCGGCGCGCCCGTGGTCGCCAACGACCCCCACCTCACGCTGTCGGCCCCGCCGGTCTGGTACGAGATGAACCTCCGGACCGCCGACGCGAGCGTCCGCGGGGTGACCTTCCCGGGCGTGCCGTTCGTCGTCATCGGCGAGAACCACGCCGGGGCGTGGGGATTCACCAACGCGGGGGCCGACGTCGTCGACTTCTACACCTACGAGACCGACGAGTCGGGCGAGCGCTACCGCTACCGGGGCGAGTGGCGCGAGTTCGACACCGAGGAGCGGACCATCCGAGTCGCCGACCGCGACGACCGGACGGTGACCGTCCGGAAGACGGTCCACGGCCCCGTCCTCGAACGCGAGGGCCAGCGGATGGCCGTGGCGTGGACCGGACACACCGCGACCGAGACCTCCCGGGCGGTCCACGAGTACGCAGAGAGCGACGGTATCGAGGACTTCCTCGACGCGACCGAGCGGATGGACCTGCCCACCCAGAACGTCGTCTACGCCGACCGCGAGGGCAACACCCTCTACTACGTCACGGGAAAGATTCCGCGCCGGACGATAGACGGCGAGGAGGTCCGAGGGACTCGGGTGTTCGATGGCTCGGCGGGGGAGGCCGAGTGGGAGGGCTTCGAACCCTTCGGCGTCTCGTCGTGGGAGGGGTTCGTCCCCTTCGAGGAGAAGCCCCACGCGATACATCCCGACTACGTCGGCACCGCGAACCAGCGCATCGCCGACGACCCCGACCACTACATCGGCGAGCGCTACGGCGCGCCCTACCGGGGACAGCGCCTCTACGAACTCCTCGACGAGCGCGTCGAGTCGGGCGAGCCGGTGACCCCCGAGTTCTCGAAGCGCCTCCAGCGCGACGCCTACGACAAGCGCGCCGAGCAGTTGGTCCCCGACCTCGTCTCGGCGGTCGAAGACGCAGACGAGGACGACGACCTCCGAGAGGCCGCCGAGAGCCTCCGCGACTGGGACTATCGGATGGCCCGCGAGTCGCGGGCCGCGCTCGTCTTCTCGCGGTGGGTCGACCGGTTCCGCGAGGCGACCTTCGGCGACGACTTCGAGGAAGCCGACCTCGACGAGAGCTACTACCCGAGCGACTGGGTGCTCGCCACCCTTCCGGCCGACAGCCGGTGGTTCGGAGACGACTCCCGGGCCGAGGCGATGGTCGGCGCGCTCCGGGCCGCTCTCGACGGAATCGAGGACGACGCCACCTACGGCGACCACAACACCACCGAGTCCATCACTCACCCGTTCGACCAGTCGTTCCTCAACTACCCCGCGTACCCGACCGACGGTT from Halorussus salilacus carries:
- a CDS encoding glutamate--tRNA ligase; protein product: MNDELRERIETEAEIHALVNAVKHDSDADVGAVMGPLMGENPDFRQHGDEIPGVIGPVVSRVNGLDADERRDRLAELAPEWLAELESEDEGEDHPLPDLPNAEEYDDIRMRCAPNPNGPWHIGHARMPAVIGTYADRYDGEFIVRFDDTDPETKRPMLWAYDEILEEVEYLGFEPAEVYRASDRLDIYYDHARDLIEKGGAYTCSCSGEEFSDLKNSAEPCPHREKDPETTMAEFEAMVDGEHESGEMVLRVKTDIEHKNPALRDWVAFRIIDTPHPREEAEEFRCWPMLDFQSGVDDHLTGVTHIIRGIDLQDSAKRQRFVYDYFDWEYPEVVHWGHVQVDEYDVKMSTSTIRELIEDGELDGWDDPRAPTIPSVRRRGIRGEALVNAMVELGTSTSNVDLAMSSVYANNRELVDDEADRYFFVREPHVDFTVTGDAPDSAHPPVHPDHEDRGTRDIDPGNRVRIEEADVPADGERVWLKGFGCFRRADDELDYVGDDISAVREEGVDVIHWVPADSATLTQMRRKEGDVVGYAEPGFREADPDEMVQFERVGFARVDRQEADDETVVYFAHE
- the tmcA gene encoding tRNA(Met) cytidine acetyltransferase TmcA, whose protein sequence is MTLAEVAAALREEARATDERRLLVLAGDRDACYRAADRALDASGVERAATTLVGTGSLDCERVGPKRADRLLGTTRECVVLDCHADFRPNAVGRVVGAADGGGLFVILMPALDEFPDRRTDFDETLAVPPVTLGDVTGRFRRRFVGTLRAHPGVAIVSVDEGGEETIERDGLTRPAPRLSTADEAPRLPDDRAFPDAAYDACLTGDQIAVVRDLEALREDGTAAVVEADRGRGKSSAAGIAAGALAAEGGDVLVTAPEYRSSREVFVRAAALLESLGREVETDGDPPREIRLCDGTGGRVRFEKPTAAADLPGDPDVVFVDEAAALSVRLLERFLDARRVAFATTVHGYEGAGRGFAVRFRDRLAESDHEVVETRLDEPIRYAAGDPVEAWAFRALLLDARPPVEGVVAGATPDSVEYRDFSPDDLLADETLLREAFGLLVLAHYRTEPDDLARLLDAPNLAVRALVREGPATGGDHVVAVALLAREGNLPADVREHMYEGGRVRGNMLPDVLTSQLRDEEAGVPEGLRVMRIAVHHAVRSSGLGSRLLAAVRGEFADDLDWLGVGYGATPELLRFWRENGYRAVQLSTTRNDTSGEYSALMLDPLNGKGADLHDRHARWFASRVASMLADPLRDADPDVVRELLRSVDAEVDLDLSPWDWRAVAASAYGPGLYDAAPRPFRRVALKHFVESGGSAGADPPLSAREERLLVRKVLQGHPWPRVADELGFHSAGQCMRALGDAYEPLVDRYGDESAVAEKRRYTD
- a CDS encoding GNAT family N-acetyltransferase; translated protein: MPGPVYLSGERVELRVTEREDVEFLQRARSDPDLRTPLTFTEPRTREQVEAFYENTISADNGDANFLICPAGGDDPVGEANLFRVEDDHAEVAYWLLPEARGEGYATEAASLLVEYAFETRGLRRAYARVVDFNEGSRTLLDRLGFSEEGRLRDHVFLDGAYRDVLFYGLLREEWDERDEWTEA
- the rpl7ae gene encoding 50S ribosomal protein L7Ae, producing the protein MPVYVNFDVPADLQDSAVEALEVARDTGTVKKGTNETTKAVERGNAELVYIAEDVQPEEIVMHLPELADEKGIPFVFVDTQDDIGHAAGLEVGSAAAAITDSGEADDDVEDIASKVEDLR
- a CDS encoding 30S ribosomal protein S28e, which gives rise to MSAEETEEEGSTPAEVIEIVGKTGMHGEAMQVKCRIREGENQGRIITRNCLGPVREGDVLQLRETAREADSIGGQ
- a CDS encoding 50S ribosomal protein L24e, with translation MPQTRECDFCGSDIEPGTGTMFVRTDGTTIHFCSAKCEKNADLGREPRNLEWTEEGGSGDGERIEESE
- the ndk gene encoding nucleoside-diphosphate kinase, with translation MSETERTFVMVKPDGVQRGLIGEIVSRFEDRGLKLVAGKFMQIDDELAHEHYGEHEGKPFFEGLVDFITSGPVFAMVWEGQDATRQVRTMMGETDPAESDPGTIRGDYGLDLGRNVIHGSDHEDPGANEREIDLFFDEEELVDYERIDETWLYE
- a CDS encoding methyl-accepting chemotaxis protein, which translates into the protein MSSSATGLGGDDGRAMATDRLVPEEFATDDDREPTTAQLRRQRDFYRHLFREVVEAFPHPVGVVDEQGVVAHWNEGLADLVRIPASEAVGEQAYDVVGTEGEDEVLSEKVARLGETIVEDRVRTGRTPEGDLWAVEGAGFPLTAPDGHTVGALQVNTVVTDIVERNRDLGALHSRITDEVATATEQLRSSLTETADHSEAIRETTVEQSDRLADIHDELATVSDESDAVADRARQIDERGDAIRGDTERSEEAVANVVETLDRAVEAAETVRENAADLEDRADEITSVTDTIADIAEQTNLLALNANIEAARVADSTADAGGFEVVADEVKELAERSRSEAERVGEQVEAVRETIGSTVENVRSLDEDLDAAVDETRDLETTQTAISRNVREVAGELTAVADAVDDHAGRMASLESEVADFADRTETVAERTGEIADATTEQTETVRGLDEAVKEVAEELDRKDLEIEV
- a CDS encoding penicillin acylase family protein; the protein is MDTDLTRRALVAAIVGGGAVGGSLSPVRGYLDRFAPFTGSAWASATDGPDRRVESPYGEATVRYDEYGVPHVEANDERALYFAVGYAQAADRLFQMDLQRRVMRGQLSEVVGESTLDSDEFHVRMDFAGGAAANLELLSGTETGRAVEAFAEGVNACMDREELPLEFGLLEYEPARWTPADTMLMESQIAWGLTGNFGTLERELVARRLGEDAAAELYPFRLDHDAPILRDGASDGDGGESTESRPVSPSGEFDDPALLDWLRAFESPPGIGSNSWVVSGEHTDSGAPVVANDPHLTLSAPPVWYEMNLRTADASVRGVTFPGVPFVVIGENHAGAWGFTNAGADVVDFYTYETDESGERYRYRGEWREFDTEERTIRVADRDDRTVTVRKTVHGPVLEREGQRMAVAWTGHTATETSRAVHEYAESDGIEDFLDATERMDLPTQNVVYADREGNTLYYVTGKIPRRTIDGEEVRGTRVFDGSAGEAEWEGFEPFGVSSWEGFVPFEEKPHAIHPDYVGTANQRIADDPDHYIGERYGAPYRGQRLYELLDERVESGEPVTPEFSKRLQRDAYDKRAEQLVPDLVSAVEDADEDDDLREAAESLRDWDYRMARESRAALVFSRWVDRFREATFGDDFEEADLDESYYPSDWVLATLPADSRWFGDDSRAEAMVGALRAALDGIEDDATYGDHNTTESITHPFDQSFLNYPAYPTDGSPHTLNNYRRESAVGSSWRMVCPMTERADSACVLPGGNSGDYFSDHYDDQLRMWADGEYRQMPREIEDESEVAIRFDPGEGDR